In the Paenibacillus sp. FSL R7-0337 genome, AGCATTAGACCATAAGGGCGGTAGATATCCTTGAAAATCAACCCGGGCTACAGGCCCTTAAAAAGCGAAATGCTGACCACGGAGGCTGAGAGGCGGCCGGTCCAGCAAAAAAACTTCAACGATGTATTTCAACAGCAAAGCCAGCAGAAAACTATAGATGAGTTGAACCGTCAGATTAAAGATATCCAGTTGCAAGGCGACCGGCTCTCCAAATCCATGACTGTACGTGAGCTGTCGATCTACCGGAACCTGATCAAACGGTTTCTGGAGGAGACGGCCCGCCGTGGAGTGATGCTGAAGGACACCAAAGGCTGGGACCG is a window encoding:
- a CDS encoding YaaR family protein, encoding MKINPGYRPLKSEMLTTEAERRPVQQKNFNDVFQQQSQQKTIDELNRQIKDIQLQGDRLSKSMTVRELSIYRNLIKRFLEETARRGVMLKDTKGWDRRGRGKRYKLLEEVDAALLNMADDLLDSEQGRIDLLGRVGEIRGLLINLSF